A region from the Triticum urartu cultivar G1812 chromosome 1, Tu2.1, whole genome shotgun sequence genome encodes:
- the LOC125525734 gene encoding uncharacterized protein LOC125525734 yields the protein MEFHFRAGEERCPSTGAAATSANSETAATRVNDGLVGGDGAGYHGESSPPPASDPDDLRRRAAKERIRERILHEEAEAMALEFEVRRELMEERTSLLAQLAGGSETRAAPAVPSLKTAPIDHQCVQVGSKVDVSAAMAAKRKTPHAAAASVVSAATGSKKQKPALTCTVCNITATSEVALQEHLRGKSHVRKAGKPAQPHPEEDVFSLKVNGSPALPAKGKNPGVVVTSMALAEKSCNNLGLNCMVCGITASSQKNMQDHLKGKIHMRKTAMLAQPYPKENGVCSKPNASAAMLPAKRKNSDVVPAASTLSAGPSRKNQKQDHLKGKAHMKMAASLAPGEAWEEAEVEGGYTPWKFEMVTGSGTLCEVVQLNGSILCEVCDQQAPDRVTMMCHLQGSKHISKQAKQKQCEAVAADGDGPGSEMVPMEANGVGRVDGGSLLCELCNVKVASECDMESHLSGRKHTNKAKVAAVGVGACGNGSGSETVPMEANGVRRLDGGILLCELRDVKAPSECVMRTHLSGQKHTNKLKAATDASAGQEVKKAAAAAATIGSPSKEAASIVVNGSDDSVKKPAAGEMEVAVSSAGQGVKKAAAAAPTIGSPSKETASIIVNGSDDSLKKPAAGEMEVAVSSAGQGVKKAAAAAATIGSPSKETASIVVIGSDDSLKKPAVGEIDVAVSSAGQGVKKAAAAGGTIGSSSKEAASIVVNGSDDSVKKPAAGEMEVAVSSAGQGVKKAAAAAMIGSSSKEAASIVVNGSDDSVKKPAAGEMEVVVSSAAPQLDVAAQVCARVSSVAPMEVDEGAAKAEQEKADADEEGAVEIDGGSAVTGEKYYIKAEGKLFVTLRQADDSLSCGLCAVHGCDKRGMINHIYTRDHWRRARIAEEKKRAVNNDGTGAGIPVTDGVAQVDN from the exons ATGGAGTTCCACTTCCGCGCCGGCGAGGAGCGCTGTCCGTCGACGGGGGCCGCGGCTACGTCGGCCAACTCCGAGACAGCAG CCACGCGCGTGAATGACGGTCTCGTCGGCGGCGACGGTGCGGGGTACCATGGGGAGAGCTCACCGCCGCCGGCATCGGATCCGGACGACCTGCGGCGCCGGGCGGCAAAGGAGAGGATAAGGGAGCGGATCCTGCACGAGGAGGCGGAGGCGATGGCGCTCGAGTTCGAGGTCCGGCGTGAGCTCATGGAAGAGCGCACCAGTTTGCTCGCGCAGTTGGCCGGCGGGTCGGAAACTAGGGCAGCGCCGGCGGTGCCATCGCTGAAGACGGCGCCGATCGATCACCAG TGTGTGCAGGTTGGATCCAAAGTAGACGTGTCTGCGGCCATGGCAGCCAAGCGGAAAACCCCTCATGCCGCTGCTGCATCCGTTGTTTCGGCGGCCACAGGCAGCAAGAAGCAGAAGCCTGCTCTGACTTGCACGGTGTGCAACATCACGGCAACCAGTGAGGTTGCCCTGCAAGAGCACCTCAGAGGGAAGAGCCACGTGAGGAAGGCCGGTAAACCTGCGCAGCCTCACCCAGAGGAGGATGTG TTCAGCTTGAAGGTAAATGGGTCGCCAGCCTTACCGGCCAAGGGGAAAAACCCTGGTGTAGTTGTCACTTCGATGGCTCTCGCTGAAAAAAGTTGCAACAACTTGGGTTTGAACTGCATGGTCTGCGGCATCACAGCAAGCAGTCAAAAGAACATGCAAGATCACCTCAAAGGGAAAATTCATATGAGGAAGACTGCCATGCTCGCGCAGCCATATCCTAAGGAGAATGGG GTCTGCTCAAAACCAAATGCATCAGCAGCCATGCTACCGGCCAAGCGGAAGAACTCCGACGTTGTCCCAGCCGCATCCACCCTTTCAGCAGGGCCAAGCAGAAAGAATCAGAAGCAGGATCACCTCAAAGGGAAGGCTCACATGAAGATGGCGGCCTCGCTTGCGCCTGGGGAAGCGTGGGAAGAGGCAGAGGTGGAAGGCGGCTACACGCCGTGGAAGTTCGAGATGGTGACCGGCTCCGGGACATTGTGCGAGGTGGTGCAGCTGAACGGCTCCATCCTCTGCGAGGTGTGTGACCAGCAGGCCCCCGACCGCGTCACCATGATGTGCCACCTCCAGGGGAGCAAGCACATCTCCAAGCAGGCCAAGCAGAAGCAATGCGAAGCCGTCGCTGCTGATGGCGATGGGCCAGGATCAGAAATGGTGCCCATGGAGGCCAATGGCGTGGGCCGGGTGGACGGTGGCTCCCTGCTGTGCGAGCTCTGCAACGTGAAGGTGGCGTCAGAGTGCGACATGGAGTCTCACCTGTCCGGAAGGAAGCACACCAACAAGGCGAAGGTGGCTGCAGTTGGTGTAGGTGCATGTGGCAACGGGTCTGGGTCAGAAACTGTGCCCATGGAGGCCAACGGCGTGCGCCGGCTGGACGGCGGCATCCTGCTGTGCGAGCTCCGCGACGTCAAGGCCCCATCGGAGTGCGTCATGCGGACTCACCTGTCCGGCCAGAAGCACACCAACAAACTGAAGGCCGCCACTGACGCCAGTGCAGGACAGGAGGTGAAGaaggctgccgccgccgccgccacgatCGGCAGCCCATCCAAGGAAGCCGCCTCCATCGTCGTCAATGGCAGTGATGACTCGGTGAAGAAACCAGCAGCGGGAGAGATGGAGGTAGCTGTGTCATCGGCAGGACAGGGGGTGAAGAAGGCTGCCGCTGCCGCCCCCACGATTGGCAGCCCTTCCAAGGAAACCGCCTCCATCATCGTTAATGGCAGCGATGACTCATTGAAGAAACCAGCAGCGGGAGAGATGGAGGTAGCTGTGTCATCGGCAGGACAGGGGGTGAAgaaggccgccgccgccgccgccacgatCGGCAGCCCATCCAAGGAAACCGCCTCCATCGTCGTCATTGGCAGCGATGACTCATTGAAGAAACCAGCAGTGGGAGAGATAGACGTGGCTGTGTCATCGGCAGGACAGGGGGTGAAGAAGGCCGCCGCAGCAGGCGGCACGATCGGCAGCTCATCCAAGGAAGCCGCCTCCATCGTTGTTAACGGCAGCGATGACTCCGTGAAGAAACCAGCAGCGGGAGAGATGGAGGTGGCTGTGTCATCAGCAGGACAGGGGGTGAAgaaggccgccgccgccgccatgatTGGCAGCTCATCCAAGGAAGCCGCCTCCATCGTTGTTAACGGCAGCGATGACTCCGTGAAGAAACCAGCAGCGGGAGAGATGGAGGTGGTAGTGTCATCGGCAGCGCCTCAATTGGATGTCGCCGCCCAGGTCTGCGCCCGTGTCTCCTCCGTGGCGCCCATGGAAGTAGACGAAGGTGCTGCCAAAGCTGAACAAGAGAAAGCTGATGCGGATGAAGAGGGAGCCGTGGAGATCGACGGAGGCTCCGCCGTGACCGGCGAGAAGTATTACATCAAGGCGGAGGGCAAGCTGTTCGTCACGCTGCGCCAGGCGGACGACAGCCTCTCGTGCGGCCTGTGTGCCGTGCACGGCTGTGACAAGCGCGGCATGATCAATCACATCTACACAAGGGACCACTGGCGCAGAGCCCGTATCGCCgaggagaagaagcgggcggTGAACAACGACGGCACTGGCGCCGGCATCCCGGTCACCGACGGAGTGGCTCAGGTCGACAACTGA
- the LOC125525741 gene encoding 50S ribosomal protein L20-like, with translation MNKGKIFKLAKGFRGRAKNCIRIARERVEKALQYSYRDRRNKKRDMRSLWIERINAGTRLHGVNYGNFMHGLMKENVQLNRKVLSELSMHEPYSFKALVDVSRTAFPGNRPAAKKEGLASIL, from the exons ATGAACAAGGGGAAGATTTTTAAGTTAGCCAAGGGATTCCGAGGAAGGGCTAAAAACTGCATAAGAATCGCCAGGGAGCGTGTAGAAAAAGCATTGCAATATTCTTACAGGGATCGGCGCAACAAGAAAAGGGACATGCGGTCTCTCTGGATCGAGCGCATCAATGCTGGTACACGACTCCATGGG GTGAACTATGGCAACTTCATGCATGGACTGATGAAGGAGAATGTCCAACTCAACAGGAAGGTACTTTCGGAGCTGTCGATGCATGAGCCATACAGCTTCAAGGCCCTCGTTGATGTATCCCGCACTGCATTCCCTGGGAACAGGCCGGCTGCCAAGAAGGAAGGACTAGCAAGCATTCTATAA